A region of Clostridium acetobutylicum ATCC 824 DNA encodes the following proteins:
- a CDS encoding helix-turn-helix domain-containing protein, translating to MFKHEIGRKLKAARENANLKQSDVAKIIGSTFQKISSFETGRTRVDLETLIRLCEIYNVDADYILSTDKKNSNNLTLKPEESNLIVKFRQLPDSVKEDITDFINMKYNKLTISFLKNK from the coding sequence TGAAATAGGTCGTAAATTAAAGGCAGCACGCGAAAACGCAAATTTAAAACAATCAGATGTAGCCAAAATAATTGGATCTACCTTCCAAAAAATAAGCAGCTTTGAAACCGGCCGTACACGTGTTGACCTTGAAACTTTGATTCGATTATGTGAAATTTATAACGTTGATGCAGATTATATCTTATCTACAGATAAAAAAAATTCAAACAACTTAACTCTAAAACCAGAAGAATCAAATTTAATAGTAAAGTTTCGTCAATTGCCTGATTCCGTCAAGGAAGATATTACAGATTTTATAAACATGAAGTATAATAAGCTTACTATTTCTTTTTTGAAAAACAAATAA
- a CDS encoding GNAT family N-acetyltransferase codes for MKRFIIKSDRIGFSIWEETDLKEALELWGNSNVTKYITADGKMSIEDVKTRLKVEIEFYEKYKVQYWPIFLNETSENLGVCGLHPYNIKDSVFELGVHLREKYWGIGVAEKACNLVMRYAFENLQAKAIFVGHNPNNKASKKLIKKLGFTYTHDEFYEPTGLYHPSYLITCNEFIEVKNKLKGGKIIGKNK; via the coding sequence ATGAAAAGATTTATTATTAAATCGGATAGAATTGGTTTTTCTATTTGGGAGGAGACGGATTTAAAGGAAGCTTTGGAGCTTTGGGGAAACAGCAATGTTACAAAATATATTACTGCAGATGGTAAAATGTCAATAGAGGATGTAAAAACAAGGCTTAAAGTAGAAATAGAGTTTTATGAAAAATATAAAGTTCAATATTGGCCAATTTTTTTAAATGAGACAAGTGAAAACCTAGGTGTTTGTGGATTGCATCCTTATAATATTAAAGATAGTGTTTTTGAATTAGGAGTACACCTTAGAGAAAAATATTGGGGGATAGGAGTTGCTGAAAAAGCATGCAATTTAGTTATGAGATATGCATTTGAAAATTTACAAGCCAAGGCAATTTTTGTTGGACATAATCCTAATAATAAGGCATCTAAAAAATTGATCAAAAAACTTGGCTTTACATATACACATGATGAGTTTTATGAACCTACAGGATTGTATCATCCTTCTTACTTAATTACATGTAATGAGTTTATTGAAGTAAAGAATAAGCTTAAAGGGGGAAAGATAATTGGGAAAAATAAGTAG
- a CDS encoding ABC transporter ATP-binding protein — protein MGKISSLFKLRPFVKKYRGIFVLGILGMIISSIVQTPVPYIIGYLMDKVLLNKRSYNKLYMYILIIAVLYILRYIISYLSKGVFVKVSNLVVNEMRCSVMDKVMNLPMSYLSKTEKGYVQSRINECNSIGNIFSPSIISVFLSIIDATLAMITMFLVNYKLAFIALLLAPVFFFLSKLSAEKFMKNTRAMMESSAFLNGESFEIMNGIEDIKILNGKKDKLNKFKEKLEELINVSIKQSKSIVLFIENTQVVSNFGSLIILLIAGILILNGQFTIGLYTSFSMYIGKVFSSAGAIATMGTTIKPVCLNIERLYELLEMKDENYGRDKFIDKKIKDIKLENVSFKYDENKTVLKSLSFRIKDGEKVLIKGENGAGKSTLIKLLLGLYSTTSGKLLYNNVDINEINTESLRKRIGIVSQNIFLFKGTVLSNILYGQTGKSIKDVEEIIKKLSLEEYVNKMPKGLNTEITQNTSGVSGGQAQIIAFIRAMLGEKDIIILDEPISNVDASTREVVMNILSRKSFGGILIVVSHLIEGMDFINRVIEI, from the coding sequence TTGGGAAAAATAAGTAGTCTTTTCAAGTTAAGACCATTCGTTAAAAAGTATCGTGGCATTTTTGTACTTGGTATTTTAGGAATGATTATAAGTTCTATAGTACAAACCCCTGTTCCGTACATAATAGGTTATTTGATGGATAAGGTGCTTTTAAATAAGAGAAGTTATAATAAGTTATATATGTATATTCTCATAATAGCAGTACTTTATATATTACGGTACATAATTTCGTATCTTTCCAAAGGTGTATTCGTAAAGGTGAGTAATCTAGTTGTAAATGAGATGAGATGCAGCGTTATGGATAAGGTAATGAACTTACCCATGAGTTATTTATCTAAAACAGAAAAGGGCTATGTTCAAAGCCGAATAAATGAATGTAACTCTATAGGAAATATATTTTCACCATCTATTATAAGTGTTTTTTTAAGTATTATAGATGCTACTTTGGCTATGATAACTATGTTTTTAGTAAATTATAAATTAGCGTTTATTGCTCTTTTATTGGCACCAGTTTTTTTCTTTTTGTCAAAATTATCGGCTGAAAAATTTATGAAAAATACAAGGGCGATGATGGAATCAAGTGCATTTTTAAATGGGGAATCTTTTGAGATAATGAATGGAATAGAAGATATTAAGATTTTAAATGGTAAGAAGGATAAGCTTAATAAATTCAAAGAAAAGTTAGAGGAACTTATAAATGTTAGTATAAAACAGAGTAAGTCTATAGTTCTCTTTATAGAAAATACACAAGTAGTAAGTAACTTTGGTTCCCTCATAATTTTACTTATTGCTGGAATTTTAATTTTAAATGGACAATTCACAATTGGTCTTTATACTTCGTTTTCTATGTATATAGGCAAAGTTTTTTCAAGTGCTGGAGCTATTGCTACAATGGGAACAACAATAAAACCTGTATGTCTTAACATAGAAAGGCTTTATGAGCTTTTAGAAATGAAGGATGAGAATTATGGAAGAGATAAGTTCATAGATAAAAAAATAAAAGATATTAAATTAGAAAATGTGAGTTTTAAGTATGATGAAAATAAGACTGTACTAAAATCATTAAGTTTTAGGATAAAAGATGGAGAAAAGGTTCTTATCAAAGGAGAAAATGGAGCAGGAAAATCAACGCTTATTAAACTCTTATTAGGACTTTATAGTACAACTTCAGGTAAATTATTATATAATAATGTAGATATAAATGAAATAAATACTGAAAGTTTAAGAAAAAGAATAGGCATAGTATCTCAAAATATATTTTTATTCAAGGGAACAGTACTTTCTAATATATTATATGGACAAACTGGTAAAAGTATAAAAGATGTAGAAGAGATAATAAAAAAACTAAGCTTAGAGGAGTATGTAAATAAAATGCCTAAAGGTCTCAATACTGAAATAACTCAAAATACTTCAGGAGTTTCAGGTGGGCAAGCTCAGATAATAGCATTTATAAGAGCAATGCTTGGAGAAAAGGATATAATTATTTTAGATGAGCCTATTTCCAATGTGGATGCGAGTACTCGAGAAGTAGTTATGAATATATTAAGTAGGAAAAGCTTTGGCGGAATACTTATAGTAGTATCTCATTTAATTGAAGGAATGGATTTTATAAATAGAGTAATTGAAATATAG